The window TCGGCAGCTTCTTTGTATTGAGAATTAATAGTAAGTTCATCTATTTTTTCACTTAAAGATTTAATTTTTTCTTTTAATTCTGTAATCCTTGGATCACTAGATTTTAGACTTACCTTTGCTGCCGCTTCATCAATTAAGTCTATTGCTTTGTCAGGTAAAAATCTATCTTGGATGTATTTTGAAGAAAGCTTTGCAGCTGCCTCAATGGCTTCATCTGTAATTTGAATATTGTGGTGTTTTTCATATGTTTCTTTTAAACCTTTAAGAATTTCAATTGTTTCATCAACTGACGGCTCATTCACTAAAACAGGTTGAAACCTTCTCGCTAAAGCTTTATCTTTTTCAATGTATTTTCTAAATTCTTCTAAAGTAGTTGCACCAATTGCATGGAGTTCTCCTCTTGCAAGTGCTGGTTTCAGCATATTTGATGCATCCATCGCGCCTTCTGCAGCACCAGCACCTACAATTGTGTGAAGTTCATCGATAAAGAGGATAACATTCTCTTTCATCTTTTTTATTTCTTCCATCAATTTCTTTAATCTTTCCTCAAACTCTCCACGATATTTACTACCTGCTATCATCTTACCAAGATCTAACATTAAAACTTTTTTGTTTTTCAACTTATCAGGAACTTTTCCTTCAACAATTCTTTGAGCTAAACCTTCTACAATTGCTGTTTTTCCAACTCCTGGATCACCAACAAGAACTGGATTGTTTTTAGTTTTTCTAACCAAAATTTCAATGACTCTTTCAAGTTCTTTATCTCTTCCAATTACCGGTGAAAGTTTCCCCTCTTTTGCAAGTTTTGTGAGATCAACTGTATACTTTGCTAATACGTTTTTATCGTCGTCCCCAAGCTCGCCTGACTCTGCCAAATCTTTTACTACATTTAGAACTGTTTCGTATGATACTCCATACTTTGACAAAATAGCGGCACATTGTGTAGAAGCATCTTTGAGAACAGCAAGTAGAAAATGGAGAGGCGAAACTTTTGTTGAACCTAAAAGCTTTGCTTCTTTTTTTGAAAGTTCAAAAATTCTTGAAAGTTCGTTAGACATATAAACTTGCGAACCAGAACCATAATATACCCCATATTGACTTTCAATTAATTCTTCAAGCCTATCAATAACTTCTTCAACGTTCACTTTTAACGTTTCAAAAATTTTCTGCACAGTCTCCTCTTGAAGAACTTCATACATAACATGCTCTGGTTTCAATAAATTTTGTCTTTTTTGAGATAAATGTTCAGCTGCTTGTTGTACAAGTTCGTTCATTCTTTCATCTAAATATCTCATATATACCACCTCCAACATATTTTTTTCTCAATTGTTATCACTCACATATTTAGACTGCTAACCATATTCAGAGTTCGAATTTATTAGTTAATAAAAATTTACAATTTAGTAACAAATTAATTTTTATACGAATATCTTCTGTGGTATAATTAAAATAAAATTAATGCAGTAACATGTGTTCAATAAGGAGTGGCTAATGTGATTTACATCCTCACATTTTTTATATTTGTTTTAGCTTTTGTTATTATACTTTTATATCTAAAGAATACTAAACTCCTAAAAATTTTAAGAATTTTATCTGAAAAAAACAAGCAAATTTCTTTTGGAATTTGGAAAAGTGATAAATTGTTCTATTACACTCCTACTTTTGAAGAAAGTGCTAAAAAATTAAATATTAATTTCAATGAATTCAAAAAGGTTTCAAAAAACAAATTAAAATCACTTCTTGAAAAATATCCTACTTTACAGGAAATATTAGAAACGATTATTTTAAATTATCACGATGAAAATATTTCATTTGATATTGAATTACCAATTGGAAATGAATTTTTCTTTGTTAAGTTCTTCAGAACAAAAATAAACAATATTAAATATTCATTCGTTTATGTAATAAACTTATCCA is drawn from Thermosipho atlanticus DSM 15807 and contains these coding sequences:
- a CDS encoding ATP-dependent Clp protease ATP-binding subunit yields the protein MRYLDERMNELVQQAAEHLSQKRQNLLKPEHVMYEVLQEETVQKIFETLKVNVEEVIDRLEELIESQYGVYYGSGSQVYMSNELSRIFELSKKEAKLLGSTKVSPLHFLLAVLKDASTQCAAILSKYGVSYETVLNVVKDLAESGELGDDDKNVLAKYTVDLTKLAKEGKLSPVIGRDKELERVIEILVRKTKNNPVLVGDPGVGKTAIVEGLAQRIVEGKVPDKLKNKKVLMLDLGKMIAGSKYRGEFEERLKKLMEEIKKMKENVILFIDELHTIVGAGAAEGAMDASNMLKPALARGELHAIGATTLEEFRKYIEKDKALARRFQPVLVNEPSVDETIEILKGLKETYEKHHNIQITDEAIEAAAKLSSKYIQDRFLPDKAIDLIDEAAAKVSLKSSDPRITELKEKIKSLSEKIDELTINSQYKEAAEMKQQMYKLQSQYEELEKKYGTDKVTADTVAKVVESWTGIPASKMMESEKEKLLNFEKFVHQRMVDQEEAVKVVADAIRKARAGIKDPNRPIGTFLFLGPSGVGKTELAKTIAELLFGSENALIRIDMSEYMEKHSVARLIGAPPGYVGYDQGGQLTEAVRRKPYSVILLDEIEKAHPEVFNILLQVFDDGRLTDGKGNTVDFRNTIIIMTSNLASDKILRKVEAGIEFEKIEESVREDLKHYFRPEFINRIDHVVIFKPLTKAHMKEIVEKLVARLEKRLSEKRLKITLTDNAKEFLAEQGYDPAFGARPLRRLIEREIETPLSKKIIAGEITEGDRILVDVRNGKMVIEKEKELSNVK